The following are from one region of the Geoalkalibacter subterraneus genome:
- a CDS encoding pyrimidine 5'-nucleotidase, with protein sequence MDVTIFDLDNTLYAPEACLFSLIDVRINRYMTEVVGIEPERVDGLRRLYWQRYGVTLGGLIRHHQVDPEDYLEYVHDVDVALCLRPDQRLRQSLESLSGVKVVFTNGSRGHADRVLQALDLADQFSEIFDIRVADYCPKPYADPYHRVLTHLGADAECCAMIEDSADNLRTAKVLGMRTVLVGPALQADYVDARVERADQVSEVVMGWRGQSL encoded by the coding sequence ATGGATGTCACCATTTTCGACCTGGACAACACGCTCTATGCGCCCGAGGCGTGCCTGTTCTCCCTCATCGACGTGCGGATCAACCGCTACATGACCGAGGTGGTGGGGATCGAACCGGAGCGGGTCGATGGTCTGCGGCGTCTCTACTGGCAGCGTTACGGGGTAACCCTCGGCGGCCTGATCCGCCACCACCAGGTCGATCCGGAGGATTATCTCGAATACGTCCACGACGTCGACGTGGCCCTCTGTCTGCGCCCCGATCAACGCCTGAGACAGTCGCTGGAAAGCCTGTCCGGCGTCAAGGTGGTGTTCACCAACGGGTCGCGCGGCCATGCCGATCGGGTGCTGCAGGCGCTTGATCTTGCGGATCAGTTCAGTGAAATCTTCGATATCCGCGTCGCCGACTACTGTCCCAAGCCCTATGCCGATCCCTACCACCGGGTGCTGACCCATCTCGGCGCAGACGCCGAGTGCTGCGCGATGATTGAGGATTCGGCGGACAACCTGCGCACCGCCAAGGTGTTGGGGATGCGTACCGTCCTGGTGGGTCCTGCTCTGCAGGCGGATTATGTCGACGCGCGGGTTGAGCGGGCCGATCAGGTGTCGGAGGTGGTCATGGGCTGGCGGGGGCAGTCCCTCTGA
- the ccsB gene encoding c-type cytochrome biogenesis protein CcsB: protein MSLNIILFKLALLVYFSATILYLVDIISHRQKAGLAARWVLLCGFAVHSATLIARFVEAGYTPVTNLHESLSFSAWCVVGIFLLFDVRYRLAVIGAFLTPLALVLMVIGGVTVTSVAEINPMLNSWWFPIHVALAFFGNAVFTVAFAVSVMYLIQERMVKSKKFSALFYRMPSLNILDSINYRCLTLGFPLMTMGIISGAMWANSAWGGYWRWDPKETWALITWFLYAALLHGRLVVGWRGRRAAIFMIVGFCFLVFSYLGVGLLLPGEHNFKSLQGP from the coding sequence ATGAGTTTAAACATCATTCTTTTCAAGCTCGCCCTGCTCGTCTATTTCTCGGCCACCATCCTCTACCTGGTCGATATCATTTCTCATCGTCAGAAGGCGGGCCTCGCCGCGCGCTGGGTGCTGTTGTGCGGCTTTGCGGTGCACAGCGCCACCCTGATCGCGCGTTTTGTCGAAGCCGGCTATACGCCGGTGACCAATCTGCATGAATCCCTGTCCTTCTCCGCCTGGTGCGTGGTGGGGATTTTTCTGCTGTTCGATGTGCGCTATCGACTGGCGGTGATCGGCGCCTTCCTGACTCCGCTGGCTCTGGTGCTGATGGTGATCGGCGGCGTGACGGTGACCAGCGTCGCGGAAATCAATCCCATGCTCAATAGCTGGTGGTTTCCGATTCACGTGGCGCTGGCCTTTTTCGGCAATGCGGTGTTCACCGTCGCTTTTGCCGTCAGTGTCATGTACCTGATTCAGGAACGTATGGTCAAAAGCAAGAAGTTTTCTGCTCTGTTTTATCGGATGCCGTCGTTGAATATTCTCGACAGCATCAATTATAGATGTCTGACTTTGGGTTTTCCGCTGATGACAATGGGGATCATCTCGGGAGCAATGTGGGCCAATTCGGCCTGGGGTGGGTATTGGCGCTGGGATCCCAAGGAAACTTGGGCCCTGATCACCTGGTTTCTCTATGCGGCGCTTCTTCATGGCCGCCTGGTGGTCGGTTGGCGCGGGCGACGCGCAGCGATTTTTATGATTGTCGGATTTTGTTTTCTGGTGTTCAGCTATCTCGGCGTAGGACTGCTTCTGCCGGGCGAACACAATTTCAAGTCGCTGCAGGGACCGTAA
- a CDS encoding D-sedoheptulose-7-phosphate isomerase, with protein MDQTRIAESMHKHTGVLEASLQKHGGALSRLARRLTETFHAGGRLVVIGSGQFGAVADLVASFFNYRLSLERPVLPAVSLCRDSMLGLSLGRDDQLQQFFSRQLQALGGGGDLVLAFSDGARDEAVEEAFAVARGVGSSTAFVFRGREEAFFGEKPDFLFDIETDSTADALEVSHFCGRVLCELVEAELFGL; from the coding sequence ATGGATCAGACTCGAATCGCCGAATCAATGCATAAACATACCGGCGTGCTGGAAGCCAGCCTGCAGAAACACGGCGGGGCGCTGTCACGGCTGGCGCGACGCCTGACCGAAACGTTCCACGCGGGCGGCCGGCTGGTGGTGATCGGCAGCGGTCAGTTCGGGGCGGTGGCCGACCTTGTGGCCAGTTTTTTCAATTATCGTTTGTCGTTGGAGCGGCCGGTGCTGCCGGCAGTTTCGCTCTGTCGTGATTCGATGCTGGGGTTGTCCCTCGGCCGCGACGACCAGCTGCAGCAGTTTTTCTCCCGTCAGCTGCAGGCGTTGGGCGGCGGGGGCGATCTGGTGCTGGCGTTCTCCGACGGCGCCCGCGACGAGGCCGTGGAAGAGGCTTTTGCGGTGGCCCGCGGGGTCGGCAGTTCGACGGCTTTCGTGTTTCGCGGCAGGGAGGAGGCTTTTTTCGGTGAAAAGCCCGATTTTCTGTTTGATATAGAGACCGACAGTACCGCTGACGCCCTTGAGGTGAGTCATTTCTGCGGCCGGGTGCTGTGCGAGCTGGTCGAAGCCGAATTGTTCGGGCTGTAA
- the yjgA gene encoding ribosome biogenesis factor YjgA, with product MKEPYAPTAPSRSALKRQAHQVEEVVQGLLNLGGSQLERLQWDQPLRAELDLARKTPQHGARKRQIKHLSALLRRDFDALESARTVLEESTGAHRVQVQDFHLLEDLRERLCQEQSRADALQEASQRYPACDEALLEQLARSYSETGDRRPYREIFRHLRTAAEKTPR from the coding sequence ATGAAAGAACCTTATGCGCCCACGGCACCCAGCCGCAGCGCCCTCAAACGCCAGGCCCACCAGGTGGAGGAGGTCGTTCAGGGGCTACTGAATCTCGGTGGTTCTCAGCTCGAGCGGTTGCAGTGGGATCAACCGCTGCGCGCAGAGCTCGACCTGGCCCGCAAAACGCCGCAACACGGGGCCCGCAAACGCCAGATCAAACATCTTTCTGCCCTGCTGCGGCGCGATTTCGATGCGCTGGAATCCGCACGCACTGTCCTTGAGGAGAGTACCGGCGCTCATCGGGTGCAGGTGCAGGATTTTCATCTATTGGAAGACCTGCGTGAAAGGTTGTGCCAGGAGCAATCCCGCGCAGATGCTCTCCAGGAGGCGTCACAGCGCTACCCGGCCTGTGACGAAGCGTTGCTGGAGCAGTTGGCCCGTTCTTACAGCGAAACCGGTGACCGACGCCCCTATCGCGAAATATTCCGCCACCTGCGCACGGCTGCTGAAAAGACGCCGAGGTGA
- a CDS encoding precorrin-2 dehydrogenase/sirohydrochlorin ferrochelatase family protein, with the protein MPDYPLSLRVRGRLCVVVGAGDVGRRKARGLLDAGARVRVVDPVAARLHDLEEAHCLPRPYRPEDLADAFLVFAATSDHDLNRRVAADARKGGALVQMADDPAGSDFSLPALLRRDDLTIAVFSGGGSPALCSLLRDEIDAGLGPHWGVFLEIAAALRRKRLTGSDSSSYNRNVLDQLAAADLAGLIAAGDRDAIERLLSRVLGTSVSLDQLGVSLSKGSK; encoded by the coding sequence GTGCCTGACTATCCCCTTTCGCTGCGTGTGCGGGGACGGTTGTGCGTGGTGGTCGGTGCCGGGGACGTCGGGCGGCGCAAGGCGCGTGGACTGCTGGATGCCGGAGCCAGGGTGAGGGTGGTCGATCCTGTGGCCGCGCGACTGCATGACCTGGAGGAGGCCCATTGTCTGCCCCGCCCGTATCGGCCGGAAGATCTCGCTGATGCCTTTCTCGTATTTGCAGCGACCTCGGATCACGACCTCAACCGCCGGGTTGCCGCTGATGCCCGAAAGGGGGGCGCCCTGGTGCAGATGGCAGACGATCCCGCGGGGAGTGATTTTTCCCTGCCGGCTCTGCTGCGGCGGGACGATTTGACGATAGCGGTTTTCAGCGGTGGGGGCAGCCCTGCGCTATGCTCCCTGCTGCGGGACGAAATCGATGCCGGTTTAGGCCCTCATTGGGGTGTTTTCCTGGAGATCGCGGCCGCCCTGCGGCGAAAGCGGTTGACAGGGTCTGATTCAAGCTCCTACAATCGTAATGTTTTAGATCAGTTGGCCGCAGCAGATCTGGCCGGCTTGATCGCGGCAGGAGATCGCGACGCCATTGAGCGCCTGTTGAGCCGTGTTCTCGGCACAAGTGTCTCTCTCGACCAGTTGGGGGTTTCCTTGTCGAAAGGATCGAAATGA
- the hemA gene encoding glutamyl-tRNA reductase has product MNIIVVGLSHKTAPVEIREKVAFAPTAMEKPLHALVALPSVTEGLIVSTCNRVELYVTSRDTEEAITQLKHFLADFHHLQVEDLAPHLYDHKGPEAIRHLFRVASSLDSMVIGEPQILGQIKTAYGYATDHKTSGIILNRFLHKAFSVAKRVRTETQIASNAVSVSFAAVELARKIFDTLEDKTVLLIGAGEMCELAARHFVNNGISKVLVTNRTYERAVKLAEEFQGKPILFDNFTEHLHRVDIVLTSTGAPDYILHHQEVEGVIKQRRYKPMFFIDIAVPRDIDPKVNDVDNVYLYDVDDLQEVVQSNLKERHKEAKKAEAIIDQEIHQFHQWLSCLDVVPTIVALREKFDEIRQAEVEKTLSNLKDLGKKERKAIEAMAAAIVNKALHAPITVLKKTQNGAEGDNYVEAVRTLFDLPTCCEQQDAQSSPPEKN; this is encoded by the coding sequence ATGAACATAATCGTCGTGGGGCTCAGTCACAAGACTGCCCCCGTTGAAATCCGTGAAAAGGTGGCGTTCGCTCCGACCGCCATGGAAAAACCCCTGCATGCACTGGTGGCCCTGCCGTCGGTGACCGAAGGATTGATTGTCTCCACCTGCAATCGTGTAGAGCTGTATGTGACCAGTCGCGATACTGAGGAGGCGATCACTCAACTCAAGCATTTCCTCGCTGACTTTCACCACCTCCAGGTGGAGGATCTCGCCCCCCATCTCTATGACCATAAGGGGCCCGAGGCGATCCGGCATCTGTTCAGGGTCGCCTCCAGCCTCGATTCCATGGTGATTGGCGAACCGCAGATCCTGGGGCAGATCAAGACTGCCTACGGTTATGCCACCGACCATAAAACCTCCGGCATCATCCTTAACCGTTTTCTGCACAAGGCCTTTTCCGTGGCCAAGCGAGTGCGCACTGAAACTCAGATTGCCAGCAATGCGGTTTCGGTTTCCTTCGCTGCCGTGGAACTGGCCCGTAAAATCTTCGACACCCTGGAGGACAAGACGGTCCTGCTGATCGGTGCAGGGGAGATGTGCGAACTGGCGGCGCGGCACTTCGTCAACAACGGTATCTCGAAGGTTCTGGTCACCAACCGCACCTATGAACGCGCCGTCAAACTGGCCGAGGAATTCCAGGGCAAGCCCATTCTTTTCGACAACTTCACCGAACATCTGCACCGGGTTGATATCGTCCTGACATCCACCGGCGCCCCCGACTACATCCTGCATCACCAGGAGGTGGAGGGGGTGATCAAGCAGCGCAGATACAAGCCGATGTTCTTCATTGACATCGCCGTGCCGCGTGATATCGATCCCAAGGTCAATGACGTTGACAACGTTTATCTTTATGATGTCGACGATCTGCAGGAGGTTGTGCAGTCCAACCTCAAGGAGCGCCACAAGGAAGCCAAAAAGGCCGAGGCGATCATCGATCAGGAAATCCATCAGTTTCACCAGTGGCTGTCCTGCCTGGATGTCGTGCCGACCATTGTTGCGCTGCGCGAAAAGTTTGACGAGATTCGGCAGGCCGAGGTGGAAAAAACCCTCTCCAACCTCAAAGATCTCGGCAAAAAAGAGCGTAAAGCCATCGAAGCCATGGCTGCGGCGATTGTCAACAAGGCGCTGCACGCACCCATCACCGTTTTGAAG
- the trxA gene encoding thioredoxin, translating to MANDKVIQLSDDSFENEVLKSSTPVLVDFWASWCAPCKAISPVVDGLADEYDGKVKIGKLNVDENPATPGQYGVRGIPTLILFKDGQVVDQVVGAVPKNQLEGLIKKAL from the coding sequence ATGGCAAACGATAAAGTCATCCAATTGTCTGATGATTCGTTCGAAAATGAAGTTCTCAAATCCTCGACCCCTGTCCTGGTCGATTTCTGGGCCTCCTGGTGTGCGCCCTGCAAAGCAATCAGCCCCGTGGTAGACGGGCTTGCCGACGAATACGACGGCAAGGTCAAGATCGGCAAGCTCAACGTGGATGAAAACCCGGCAACTCCTGGTCAGTACGGCGTGCGCGGCATTCCTACCCTGATCCTGTTCAAGGACGGACAGGTTGTGGATCAGGTCGTGGGCGCAGTCCCCAAAAATCAGCTCGAAGGGTTGATCAAGAAAGCACTTTAA
- the dtd gene encoding D-aminoacyl-tRNA deacylase produces the protein MRAVLQRVSEAAVVVDEQTVGAIGRGLLVLLGVGREDEESDVRYLAQKTAGLRIFEDEQGRMNRSVNDIGGAVLVVSQFTLYGDCRKGRRPGFSDAAPPQRADSLYRDYVAQLQALGLTVATGIFQADMKVSLVNDGPVTFLLDSKREF, from the coding sequence ATGCGGGCGGTTCTGCAGCGTGTAAGTGAGGCGGCAGTCGTTGTCGATGAACAGACGGTCGGAGCGATCGGCCGCGGTCTGCTGGTTCTGCTGGGCGTCGGGCGCGAAGATGAGGAATCCGATGTGCGCTACCTGGCGCAGAAAACGGCGGGGCTGCGCATTTTCGAAGACGAGCAGGGGCGCATGAACCGCTCCGTGAACGATATCGGCGGGGCAGTGCTGGTCGTGTCGCAATTTACCCTGTACGGAGATTGCCGCAAAGGGCGCCGACCGGGATTCTCCGATGCCGCGCCGCCGCAGCGGGCGGACAGCCTTTATCGAGACTACGTGGCTCAATTGCAGGCCCTTGGCCTGACGGTCGCCACCGGAATATTTCAGGCCGATATGAAAGTATCCCTGGTCAATGACGGCCCGGTTACCTTTTTACTCGACAGCAAGCGGGAGTTCTGA
- a CDS encoding DUF4124 domain-containing protein produces MTVVAKRLLLAALIAATCLPAHAEIYRCRQASGSLLMTDDPSKFPPGCTPVEKNDSEGEGAAGSFSLMPETEVPSAGSGEVEQAVSEQRQRLEERRARIAEWRDKASELASQYEQAVARRNQAYSSWSYDSREVVRKSLEEMTRIKKEKQQLLQEVEKSRIPSPDRQAIRQTLSAIPE; encoded by the coding sequence ATGACCGTTGTGGCCAAGAGGTTGTTGCTGGCGGCATTGATTGCCGCGACCTGTCTGCCGGCGCATGCCGAAATCTACCGGTGTCGCCAGGCTTCCGGTTCTCTGCTGATGACCGACGATCCGAGCAAGTTCCCGCCCGGCTGTACTCCGGTTGAAAAAAACGACAGTGAAGGCGAGGGCGCTGCGGGTTCATTTTCGCTGATGCCTGAAACGGAGGTGCCCAGCGCCGGGAGTGGGGAGGTCGAGCAGGCCGTGAGTGAGCAGCGGCAGCGGCTGGAAGAGCGCCGCGCCCGGATTGCGGAGTGGCGCGACAAGGCCAGCGAGCTGGCATCGCAGTACGAGCAGGCGGTCGCGCGCCGAAATCAGGCCTATAGCAGCTGGAGTTATGACAGCCGCGAGGTGGTGCGCAAAAGCCTGGAAGAGATGACGCGCATCAAAAAAGAAAAGCAGCAATTGCTGCAGGAGGTGGAGAAGTCCCGGATTCCATCGCCTGACCGGCAGGCCATCAGGCAGACGCTCTCTGCGATCCCGGAATGA